The following proteins are encoded in a genomic region of Methylobacterium tardum:
- a CDS encoding dienelactone hydrolase family protein, translating into MADQDQAGLDGLITPPFSRRGFVMTSLISGLTLATSRVEAQVIHTDSSGIEAGEVKIPAADGPMPAYRAVPDGAGPFPIVLVIEEIFGVHDYIKDICRRLAKAGYCAVAPELYARQGDLSAMTDAKLIIRDVISKTPDAQWIGDLDATVAWAGSAAKGDPSRLGVMGWCRGGRDVWLYAAHRRDLKAAVAWYGPVGGDRTDIQPRTAGDVAAEIHAPLLGLYGGADTGIPVASVEAARDRAKAAGKIVELMIYPDAPHGFHADYRPSYRREAAEDGWKRALAFLKANGVG; encoded by the coding sequence ATGGCGGATCAGGATCAAGCGGGGCTCGACGGACTGATCACGCCCCCCTTCTCGCGGCGCGGCTTCGTGATGACCAGTCTGATCAGTGGCCTGACCCTGGCGACGAGCCGGGTCGAGGCGCAGGTGATCCACACGGACAGCAGCGGCATCGAGGCCGGCGAGGTGAAGATTCCGGCCGCCGACGGGCCGATGCCGGCCTACCGGGCGGTGCCGGACGGCGCGGGACCCTTCCCGATCGTGCTGGTGATCGAGGAGATCTTCGGCGTCCACGACTACATCAAGGACATCTGTCGTCGCTTGGCCAAGGCCGGCTACTGTGCGGTCGCCCCGGAGCTGTACGCGCGGCAGGGCGATCTCTCGGCGATGACCGATGCCAAGCTGATCATCCGGGATGTCATCTCGAAAACACCCGACGCACAGTGGATCGGCGACCTCGATGCCACCGTGGCCTGGGCCGGATCGGCCGCGAAAGGCGATCCGAGCCGGCTCGGCGTCATGGGCTGGTGTCGCGGTGGCCGGGACGTGTGGCTCTACGCGGCGCATCGCCGCGATCTGAAGGCGGCGGTCGCTTGGTATGGCCCTGTCGGCGGCGATCGCACGGACATCCAGCCCCGCACGGCTGGCGACGTCGCTGCGGAGATCCACGCGCCGCTGCTCGGCCTCTACGGCGGCGCCGACACGGGCATTCCGGTTGCCTCCGTCGAGGCAGCGCGCGACCGCGCAAAAGCAGCGGGGAAGATCGTCGAACTGATGATTTACCCGGACGCGCCGCACGGCTTCCATGCCGATTACCGGCCAAGCTATCGCCGGGAAGCCGCCGAGGACGGGTGGAAACGGGCGCTCGCCTTCCTGAAGGCGAACGGCGTCGGCTGA
- a CDS encoding DUF192 domain-containing protein encodes MFSTRFVSAAAVACLMVMAAPVPAVLAQAPARAAATAGEPLTIVTKAGPKRFNVEVMRDDAGRSRGLMFRRHMAADHGMLFDFEREEPVTMWMKNTYLPLDMVFIRPDGTISRIAADTEPLSTAIIPSGSPVSAVLELNAGTAAKLGIQPGDRIEHPLFKAR; translated from the coding sequence ATGTTCTCGACCCGTTTCGTGTCGGCCGCCGCCGTCGCATGCCTGATGGTCATGGCCGCCCCCGTTCCCGCCGTCCTTGCGCAGGCACCGGCCCGGGCTGCTGCCACCGCGGGCGAGCCGCTGACCATCGTCACCAAGGCGGGGCCGAAGCGATTCAACGTCGAGGTGATGCGCGACGATGCCGGGCGCTCCCGCGGCCTCATGTTCCGGCGGCACATGGCGGCCGATCACGGGATGCTGTTCGACTTCGAGCGCGAAGAGCCCGTCACGATGTGGATGAAGAACACCTATCTTCCGCTCGATATGGTGTTCATCCGTCCGGACGGGACGATCAGCCGGATCGCCGCCGATACCGAGCCGCTGTCGACCGCGATCATCCCGTCGGGAAGCCCCGTTTCCGCCGTGCTGGAGCTCAACGCCGGGACGGCGGCGAAGCTCGGCATCCAGCCGGGCGACCGCATCGAGCATCCGCTGTTCAAGGCACGTTGA
- a CDS encoding heparan-alpha-glucosaminide N-acetyltransferase, translating into MAIDLTRDRAAATPDAAVQPRRFPMIDAARAAALAAMASYHTLWDLGFLRLTAENYALTPAGRIAAEMIAGSFLVLVGIGLVLMNGRGVRPRPTLLRLARIGGAALLVTLGTWIVFPDAFVFFGVLHCITVASLLGLPFLFAPVAVTVLTAAAFIAAPHVVHAPILDAPALYFLGLGSGTPRTNDYVPLFPWFGLVLAGIAVGRIGLPRFARSALGAWAPRSAIGRAATWAGRHSLAIYLIHQPVLLALLTGIVTLTGANPRAGLRAFRADYVTICTRTGGERPLCRIAARCTSEALLREDLFREDGRPFSGPERLRAQALSQQCYATLEQAARTER; encoded by the coding sequence ATGGCCATCGACCTCACTCGCGACCGTGCCGCCGCAACGCCGGATGCGGCCGTTCAGCCGCGGCGCTTCCCGATGATCGACGCGGCGCGCGCGGCCGCCCTCGCCGCGATGGCGAGCTATCACACGCTCTGGGATCTCGGGTTCCTGCGGCTGACGGCCGAGAACTACGCGCTGACCCCGGCGGGGCGGATCGCGGCCGAGATGATCGCCGGCAGCTTCCTCGTCCTCGTCGGCATCGGGCTGGTCTTGATGAACGGCCGGGGCGTGCGGCCGAGACCGACACTCCTGCGCCTCGCGCGGATCGGCGGCGCTGCCCTTCTCGTCACCCTCGGAACATGGATCGTGTTCCCGGACGCGTTCGTGTTCTTCGGCGTCCTGCACTGCATCACCGTGGCGAGCCTGCTGGGCCTCCCGTTCCTGTTCGCGCCGGTCGCCGTGACTGTGTTGACAGCCGCCGCGTTCATCGCCGCGCCGCACGTCGTGCACGCGCCGATCCTCGACGCGCCGGCCCTCTACTTCCTCGGCCTCGGATCGGGGACGCCCCGGACCAACGATTACGTTCCGCTCTTTCCCTGGTTCGGGCTCGTGCTGGCGGGGATCGCGGTCGGCAGGATCGGCCTGCCCCGTTTCGCGCGCTCGGCATTGGGCGCCTGGGCACCCCGTTCGGCGATCGGCCGGGCCGCGACCTGGGCCGGACGCCACAGCCTGGCGATCTACCTGATCCACCAGCCCGTGCTGCTGGCGCTCCTCACCGGAATCGTGACGCTCACGGGCGCCAACCCGCGGGCGGGCCTGCGGGCCTTCCGGGCGGATTACGTGACGATCTGCACGCGGACGGGTGGCGAGCGGCCCCTGTGCCGCATCGCGGCGCGCTGCACCTCCGAAGCGCTCCTCCGCGAGGATCTCTTCCGCGAGGATGGACGGCCGTTCAGCGGGCCGGAGCGCCTGCGCGCGCAGGCCCTCTCACAGCAATGCTACGCGACCCTTGAGCAGGCGGCCCGGACGGAGCGCTGA
- a CDS encoding DUF3253 domain-containing protein produces the protein MTDTKPDDAVIETTMLDLVTARGADKTVCPSEVARALGGPHPDGWGPLMQPVRRVAVRLAHAGRIAILRKGKPVDPDDFRGIYRLALPAGSSGPGSQSGV, from the coding sequence ATGACCGATACCAAACCCGATGACGCGGTCATCGAGACGACGATGCTCGACCTGGTGACCGCGCGTGGCGCGGACAAGACCGTCTGTCCGTCGGAAGTCGCCCGAGCTCTGGGCGGACCGCATCCCGACGGCTGGGGCCCGCTGATGCAGCCGGTGCGTCGGGTCGCCGTGCGCCTCGCCCATGCCGGCCGGATCGCGATCCTGCGGAAGGGCAAGCCCGTGGATCCGGACGATTTCCGCGGAATCTATCGGCTCGCGCTGCCGGCCGGATCTTCGGGGCCGGGCAGCCAGTCCGGCGTGTAG
- a CDS encoding chlorophyllase/cutinase-like alpha/beta fold protein gives MRLTLIRGPLAAAAIMTLAGLVSAQAAAPPPQPAEGPGGVGDRKMTITKRLLGRGTASSFAFYAAGAAPEAGRPVAIFLHGWGVVNPQSYGAWIDHLARQGWLVLFPRFQEVNRTRPADAPGIAETLVKAALADLSADGEAKPDLGRVAMIGHLAGAPLAMDLAADAKTHGLPTPKLIFAVTPGGIASGPKSRGIALGELSAIDPATLIVTMVGDKDTRAADLAAKRLLREASAVPLDRKLFVRALSDDHGFPALTATLAAPAGLDTAYDGGAIKPGPEPKDAAKDAPKPPPFRWSADMALSGEQQTLVSQVNLARVDALDYLGFWKTFDLAAAAAFAGSDASALKNNPRLADMERWSDGWPVKRLAVETPRPAPAVQAGSPPATTRKR, from the coding sequence ATGCGTCTCACGCTCATCCGCGGACCGCTCGCTGCGGCCGCGATCATGACCCTTGCCGGCCTCGTCTCCGCGCAGGCTGCCGCGCCGCCGCCGCAGCCTGCCGAGGGGCCGGGCGGTGTCGGCGACCGCAAGATGACGATCACCAAGCGCCTGCTCGGGCGCGGGACCGCCAGCAGCTTCGCTTTCTACGCTGCCGGCGCTGCTCCGGAGGCCGGCAGGCCCGTGGCGATCTTCCTGCACGGTTGGGGTGTGGTGAATCCGCAGAGCTACGGCGCCTGGATCGACCATCTGGCGCGCCAGGGTTGGCTCGTGCTGTTTCCGCGCTTCCAGGAGGTGAACCGGACGCGCCCGGCCGACGCGCCGGGCATCGCCGAAACCCTCGTGAAGGCGGCACTGGCCGATCTGTCCGCGGACGGCGAGGCCAAGCCGGATCTCGGCCGCGTTGCGATGATCGGCCATCTGGCCGGCGCTCCGCTCGCGATGGATCTCGCCGCCGATGCCAAGACGCACGGGCTGCCCACACCGAAGCTGATTTTCGCCGTGACGCCCGGAGGGATCGCCAGCGGGCCGAAATCGCGCGGTATCGCGCTCGGCGAGTTGTCGGCGATCGATCCCGCGACGCTCATCGTGACCATGGTCGGCGACAAGGACACGCGGGCCGCCGACCTCGCCGCGAAGCGCCTGCTGCGCGAGGCCAGCGCCGTGCCTCTGGATCGGAAGCTCTTCGTGCGGGCGCTCTCGGACGACCACGGCTTCCCGGCACTGACCGCAACCCTCGCGGCGCCGGCCGGCCTCGATACGGCCTATGACGGCGGTGCGATCAAGCCCGGCCCCGAACCCAAGGACGCGGCGAAGGATGCGCCGAAGCCGCCGCCGTTCCGTTGGTCCGCCGACATGGCGCTGTCGGGCGAGCAGCAGACCCTGGTCTCGCAGGTCAACCTCGCGCGCGTCGACGCCCTGGATTACCTCGGGTTCTGGAAGACGTTCGACCTCGCGGCCGCAGCCGCATTCGCGGGCTCGGACGCCTCGGCGCTCAAGAACAATCCGCGGCTCGCCGACATGGAGCGGTGGAGCGACGGCTGGCCGGTGAAGCGGCTCGCGGTGGAGACGCCTCGCCCGGCGCCGGCCGTCCAGGCCGGTTCTCCGCCGGCCACCACGCGCAAGCGCTGA
- a CDS encoding dimethylmenaquinone methyltransferase → MAIDPTLRDALSAVTPASLARALTRAGVKAHSVQGLTGPGGSAIGTAYTLRMIPARDDAVGDLAAAIDTIPEGAIVVIDAAQSGLALPFGSILAARLAHRGVAGLVTDGALPAEVGLPVWSVPEAAIGTLALVGTQQPVSCGGAAIHPGDIVVCADGGIVAVPAALAERVALEAVEQQRLDLWIQREVEKGESLATLLPPDEAALARFEAETKPA, encoded by the coding sequence ATGGCCATCGACCCGACCCTGCGCGACGCGCTGTCCGCCGTGACGCCGGCGAGTCTCGCCCGTGCCCTGACCCGAGCCGGCGTGAAGGCTCATAGCGTCCAGGGGCTGACCGGACCGGGTGGGAGCGCGATCGGCACAGCCTACACGTTGCGGATGATCCCGGCCCGCGATGATGCCGTGGGTGATCTTGCGGCGGCGATCGACACGATCCCCGAAGGCGCGATCGTGGTGATCGATGCGGCCCAGTCCGGCTTGGCCCTGCCGTTCGGGTCCATCCTGGCGGCGCGTCTCGCGCACCGTGGCGTCGCGGGCTTGGTGACCGACGGCGCCCTTCCGGCCGAGGTTGGGCTGCCAGTCTGGTCCGTGCCTGAGGCCGCGATCGGAACGCTCGCGCTGGTCGGCACGCAGCAGCCGGTCTCCTGCGGAGGCGCCGCGATCCATCCGGGCGACATCGTGGTCTGCGCCGACGGCGGCATCGTCGCGGTACCCGCCGCGCTCGCCGAACGGGTCGCCCTGGAGGCTGTGGAACAGCAGCGCCTCGATCTGTGGATCCAGCGCGAGGTCGAGAAAGGCGAGAGCCTCGCCACCCTGTTGCCGCCGGACGAAGCGGCGCTGGCCCGGTTCGAGGCCGAGACGAAGCCGGCGTGA
- a CDS encoding response regulator, with amino-acid sequence MSDSVQPGQKPVILVVEDQPDERFLAATLLEDTGFTVIEAETADRALAILNDRADEVSVVFSDVRTPGPIGGFELARIIGVTWPRVRVLLTSGDAGDQPSDLRVSATFIPKPWRAEDILAWVEQAAGRPSEGKGPAVIGPGGKIISPGLET; translated from the coding sequence ATGAGCGATTCGGTGCAGCCCGGCCAGAAGCCCGTCATCCTCGTCGTGGAGGACCAACCCGACGAGCGCTTCCTTGCGGCCACGTTGCTGGAAGACACCGGCTTCACGGTCATCGAGGCCGAGACCGCCGACCGCGCCCTCGCCATCCTCAACGACCGGGCTGACGAAGTCAGCGTCGTCTTCTCGGACGTGCGGACGCCCGGGCCCATCGGCGGTTTCGAACTGGCGCGGATCATCGGCGTGACTTGGCCGCGGGTACGGGTGCTCCTGACCTCGGGCGATGCCGGCGACCAGCCGAGCGATCTGCGAGTCTCGGCGACGTTCATCCCGAAACCCTGGCGCGCCGAGGACATCCTGGCCTGGGTGGAGCAAGCCGCGGGACGCCCGTCGGAGGGCAAGGGCCCGGCGGTGATCGGACCGGGCGGAAAAATTATCAGCCCTGGATTGGAAACCTGA
- a CDS encoding cold-shock protein, with amino-acid sequence MSDERGFGPEDPDRAASPRTGETAQREDEALDFAEVAGRIKWFDVSKGFGFIVPDDGSPDVLLHVTCLRRDGFQAASEGARIVVEAVERPRGWQAFRVISLDQATAVHPSEMPLPRTHVTVTPTSGLETAVVKWFNRLRGFGFLTRGDGTPDIFVHMETLRRYGIAELKPGEAVLVRYGDGSKGVMAAEIRLIDGALPASH; translated from the coding sequence ATGTCTGACGAACGCGGCTTCGGGCCGGAGGACCCCGATCGGGCGGCGAGCCCGCGGACCGGCGAGACTGCCCAGCGCGAAGACGAAGCCCTGGATTTCGCCGAGGTGGCGGGCCGCATCAAATGGTTCGACGTGTCGAAGGGCTTCGGCTTCATCGTACCGGATGACGGGTCGCCGGACGTCCTGCTGCACGTGACCTGCCTGCGGCGGGACGGCTTCCAGGCGGCCAGCGAAGGTGCGCGCATCGTCGTGGAAGCGGTGGAGCGTCCGCGGGGCTGGCAGGCGTTCCGGGTAATCTCGCTGGATCAGGCGACGGCGGTCCATCCCTCCGAGATGCCGCTGCCGCGCACGCACGTGACCGTGACCCCGACGAGCGGGCTCGAGACCGCCGTGGTGAAATGGTTCAACCGGCTGCGCGGCTTCGGCTTCCTAACCCGGGGTGACGGGACGCCGGACATCTTCGTGCACATGGAGACTCTGCGCCGCTACGGGATCGCGGAGCTGAAGCCGGGCGAGGCGGTCCTGGTGCGCTACGGGGACGGCTCGAAGGGCGTCATGGCCGCCGAGATCCGGTTGATCGACGGCGCCCTCCCAGCCTCGCACTGA
- the efp gene encoding elongation factor P, with translation MQRPRLARAVPLVNAGRYSVKVIASTLRKGNVAEKDGKLYVILFAENIHPGKGTPVTQLDMRRITDGVKVSERYRTTEQVERAFVEDREHTFLYSDGEGFHFMNPENYEQIAVPEDVVGDAAPYLQEGMAVMLSVHNGVPLTIELPQRVTLEVAETEPVLKGQTASSSYKPATLSNGVRTTVPPHIAAGTRVVVMTADGSYVERAKD, from the coding sequence ATGCAGCGCCCGCGCTTGGCGCGTGCGGTCCCCCTTGTCAATGCAGGACGCTATTCCGTGAAGGTTATCGCCTCAACGCTCCGTAAGGGCAACGTCGCCGAGAAGGACGGCAAGCTCTACGTGATCCTGTTCGCCGAGAACATCCACCCCGGCAAGGGCACGCCTGTGACCCAGCTGGACATGCGCCGCATTACCGACGGCGTGAAGGTTTCGGAGCGCTACCGGACGACCGAGCAGGTCGAGCGCGCCTTCGTGGAGGATCGCGAGCACACCTTCCTGTACAGCGACGGCGAGGGGTTCCACTTCATGAACCCCGAGAATTACGAGCAGATCGCCGTGCCGGAAGACGTGGTCGGGGATGCCGCTCCTTACCTTCAGGAGGGCATGGCCGTCATGCTCTCGGTCCACAATGGCGTGCCGCTGACCATCGAGCTGCCCCAGCGCGTGACGCTGGAGGTTGCCGAGACCGAGCCGGTCCTGAAGGGTCAGACGGCCTCGTCCTCCTACAAGCCCGCGACGCTCTCGAACGGCGTGCGGACGACCGTGCCACCCCACATCGCCGCCGGCACCCGCGTCGTCGTCATGACGGCCGATGGGTCCTACGTCGAGCGCGCCAAGGACTGA
- a CDS encoding glutathione S-transferase family protein has translation MRRLWGRLTSVNVQKAVWGLDEAGLDYERVEAGGAHGVVDDPAYRAMNPNGLVPTLEEDGFALWESNAILRYLATIAPALALPADPQMRAHVEQWVDWQATSFTPAMRDAFWQLFRTAEPDRAVIAASLKKSEAMAAILDAHLADRTYVVGEQFGIADIALGCAAHRWLNLPAERVERPALRRWYARIAARPAAGRALGEPIG, from the coding sequence ATGCGCAGGCTTTGGGGACGCCTCACCTCGGTAAACGTGCAGAAGGCGGTCTGGGGACTGGATGAGGCCGGGCTGGATTACGAGCGCGTGGAGGCCGGCGGTGCTCACGGCGTCGTCGACGATCCCGCGTACCGCGCGATGAACCCGAACGGGCTCGTCCCGACCCTGGAGGAGGATGGCTTCGCTCTCTGGGAATCGAACGCGATCCTGCGCTACCTCGCGACCATCGCCCCTGCCCTCGCGCTACCGGCGGATCCGCAGATGCGCGCCCATGTGGAGCAATGGGTCGATTGGCAGGCCACGAGCTTTACGCCCGCGATGCGCGACGCGTTCTGGCAGCTTTTCCGGACCGCCGAGCCCGATCGCGCCGTGATCGCGGCTTCGCTGAAGAAGAGCGAGGCGATGGCCGCGATCCTCGACGCCCATCTGGCCGATCGGACCTACGTGGTCGGCGAGCAATTCGGCATCGCCGACATCGCCCTCGGCTGTGCGGCACATCGCTGGTTGAACCTGCCCGCCGAACGGGTCGAGCGTCCGGCCCTGCGCCGCTGGTACGCGCGCATTGCGGCCCGGCCGGCCGCTGGCCGGGCTCTCGGCGAACCCATCGGCTGA
- the epmA gene encoding EF-P lysine aminoacylase EpmA: protein MRNRVLSAFRAWFSARDFVEADAACLQVSPGNEAHLSAFATEAIGASGARTPLFLHTSPEFACKKLLAAGETRLFSVARVFRNRERGPLHHPEFTMLEWYRVGAPYSVLMEDCADLLTLAAETAGMRRFTYRGRETDPFAEPERLTLAEAFDRFAGIDLLATVARSGETDRDGLAAAVSGADLRVASDDTWADLVSRVLVARIEPHLGVGRPTLLCEYPVSEAALARPAPHDPRVAERFELYACGVELANAFGELTDPVEQRRRFEAEMAEKLRVYGEAYPIDDDFLAALAVMPEASGIALGFDRLAMLACGRTRVEDVIWTPVAETAP, encoded by the coding sequence ATGCGCAACCGGGTTCTGTCGGCGTTCCGTGCCTGGTTCAGCGCGCGGGATTTCGTCGAGGCTGACGCGGCCTGCCTCCAGGTCTCGCCGGGCAACGAGGCGCATCTGTCGGCCTTCGCCACCGAGGCCATCGGGGCGAGCGGGGCACGAACGCCCCTGTTTCTTCACACGTCGCCGGAATTCGCCTGCAAGAAGCTGCTGGCGGCCGGGGAGACGAGGCTGTTCAGTGTCGCGCGCGTGTTCCGCAACCGCGAGCGGGGGCCGCTGCATCATCCCGAATTCACGATGCTGGAATGGTACCGCGTCGGCGCGCCCTACAGCGTGCTGATGGAGGATTGCGCCGACCTGCTGACACTTGCGGCCGAGACCGCCGGGATGCGCCGGTTCACCTATCGTGGCCGGGAGACTGACCCGTTCGCCGAACCGGAGCGGCTGACGCTGGCTGAGGCCTTCGACCGCTTCGCCGGCATAGACCTGCTCGCCACCGTCGCGCGGAGCGGCGAGACGGACCGCGATGGACTCGCCGCCGCCGTGTCGGGCGCGGACCTGCGGGTCGCTTCGGACGATACCTGGGCCGATCTGGTCTCCCGCGTGCTGGTCGCGCGGATCGAGCCGCATCTGGGCGTCGGGCGGCCGACCCTTTTGTGCGAATACCCGGTGAGCGAGGCGGCCCTCGCCCGGCCGGCCCCGCACGATCCCCGTGTCGCCGAGCGCTTCGAGCTCTACGCCTGCGGGGTCGAACTCGCCAACGCCTTCGGTGAACTCACCGATCCAGTCGAACAGCGCCGCCGTTTCGAGGCGGAGATGGCGGAAAAGCTCCGGGTCTACGGTGAGGCGTATCCGATCGACGACGATTTTCTCGCCGCGCTGGCGGTCATGCCGGAAGCCTCCGGCATCGCCCTCGGGTTCGACCGGCTGGCGATGCTGGCCTGCGGCCGCACCCGCGTCGAAGACGTGATCTGGACCCCGGTCGCGGAGACGGCGCCGTGA
- a CDS encoding YdcF family protein: MFFPLSKVVYFVITPSNFFIFAVLAGLLLLAVTRLRRTGFGLTIIGGLGLALGGLSPLSEAVLLPLEQRFPAYPPDGPAPAGIIVLGGGIEAGLSEARDQIVVNDAAERPIYLADLARRFPTARLVFSGGSGFIRGGIAEADILSRQADVIGVPRTRLILENRSRNTQENAAFSASLVQPKPGERWLLVTSAWHMPRAVGCFRQAGFTVDAFPVDYRTRGWSDLTRFNGFASDGLFQLDLAVKEWIGLVVYRWSGYTPDWLPGPEDPAGSASR; encoded by the coding sequence GTGTTCTTCCCGCTCTCGAAGGTGGTCTACTTCGTGATCACCCCTTCGAACTTCTTCATCTTCGCCGTTCTGGCCGGCCTGCTGCTCCTGGCGGTCACGCGCCTGCGCCGCACCGGCTTCGGCCTCACCATCATCGGGGGCCTCGGCCTCGCGCTGGGTGGTTTGTCGCCGCTGTCGGAGGCGGTCCTGCTTCCCCTGGAACAGCGCTTCCCGGCCTACCCGCCGGACGGTCCTGCCCCGGCCGGTATCATCGTGCTGGGCGGCGGCATCGAGGCCGGCCTGTCCGAAGCGCGCGATCAGATCGTCGTCAACGACGCGGCCGAGCGGCCGATCTACCTTGCCGACCTGGCGCGCCGCTTCCCGACCGCGCGGCTCGTGTTCTCGGGCGGCAGCGGGTTCATCCGCGGCGGCATTGCGGAAGCCGACATCCTCAGCCGTCAGGCCGATGTCATCGGCGTCCCGCGCACGCGCCTGATCCTGGAGAACCGCTCCCGCAACACCCAGGAGAACGCGGCCTTCTCCGCATCCCTCGTCCAGCCGAAGCCGGGGGAGCGTTGGCTGCTCGTCACCTCGGCCTGGCACATGCCCCGCGCTGTCGGCTGTTTTCGGCAGGCCGGCTTCACGGTGGATGCGTTCCCGGTCGACTACCGGACGCGCGGCTGGAGCGACCTGACGCGCTTCAACGGTTTCGCCTCGGATGGATTGTTTCAGCTCGACCTCGCCGTGAAGGAGTGGATCGGGCTCGTGGTGTATCGGTGGTCCGGCTACACGCCGGACTGGCTGCCCGGCCCCGAAGATCCGGCCGGCAGCGCGAGCCGATAG
- a CDS encoding acylphosphatase: MSETRTIAVVITGRVQGVSYRAWTQSEARARNLVGTVRNRDDGAVEAMFSGPSEAVAQMETLCWSGPPGARVTDVAVRNCDDIPTLSGFEILRG, encoded by the coding sequence ATGAGCGAGACACGGACGATCGCCGTCGTCATCACAGGCCGCGTGCAGGGCGTGTCGTACCGGGCCTGGACACAGTCCGAGGCCCGCGCGCGCAATCTCGTCGGCACCGTGCGCAATCGCGACGACGGTGCGGTCGAGGCAATGTTCAGCGGGCCGAGCGAGGCCGTGGCACAGATGGAGACGCTGTGCTGGTCAGGGCCGCCCGGCGCCCGCGTGACCGACGTCGCGGTTCGGAACTGCGATGATATCCCGACGCTGAGCGGCTTCGAGATCCTGCGCGGCTGA
- a CDS encoding DUF599 domain-containing protein, with product MPDLSAGSAAFSPLDLGALVYFIVAWMAYGLSVGRLRGRMLSLSQIMNGHRSNWARQVISRENRVADTQINASLQNGTAFFASTSLIALGSVLTLSRSGDDVLNLFATLPFGTVANRLTWELKVAGLALVFVYAFFKFAWAYRLFNYAAILLGTVPSKGSGASEAEMLRAVRRLAAMNVSAGRHFARGQRAFFFALAYLGWFVSPYVLVVSTSAVVVIMWRRQFASEIRKTLLEVGEGPHEGPLGASAEQART from the coding sequence ATGCCCGACCTGTCCGCCGGCAGTGCCGCCTTCTCGCCCCTGGACCTCGGGGCGCTCGTCTACTTCATCGTGGCCTGGATGGCGTACGGGCTCTCCGTGGGACGGCTGCGCGGGCGCATGCTGTCCCTGAGCCAGATCATGAACGGCCATCGCTCGAACTGGGCGCGGCAGGTTATCAGCCGCGAAAATCGCGTCGCCGACACCCAGATCAACGCCTCGCTGCAGAACGGCACCGCCTTCTTCGCATCGACCTCCCTGATCGCCCTCGGATCGGTGCTGACCCTGTCGCGCTCCGGCGACGATGTGCTGAACCTCTTCGCGACCCTCCCGTTCGGGACCGTGGCGAACCGGCTGACCTGGGAGTTGAAGGTCGCGGGTTTGGCGCTGGTCTTCGTCTACGCCTTCTTCAAGTTCGCCTGGGCCTACAGGCTGTTCAATTACGCGGCGATCCTGCTGGGCACCGTGCCGTCGAAGGGCTCCGGTGCGAGCGAAGCCGAGATGCTCCGGGCGGTTCGTCGCCTCGCCGCGATGAATGTCAGCGCGGGCCGGCATTTCGCGCGGGGCCAGCGGGCCTTCTTCTTCGCGCTTGCCTATCTCGGCTGGTTCGTGAGCCCCTACGTGCTCGTCGTCTCGACATCCGCGGTCGTGGTCATCATGTGGCGCCGTCAGTTCGCCTCGGAGATCCGCAAAACGTTGCTTGAAGTCGGGGAAGGTCCGCACGAGGGACCGCTCGGAGCTTCGGCGGAGCAGGCACGGACATGA